The following proteins come from a genomic window of Heyndrickxia acidicola:
- a CDS encoding AI-2E family transporter, whose protein sequence is MWINKPFFKYAVGTILVLIIIYLFGKIDYFLWPFQKLIAAIFFPILVSGALYYLLRPLVNGLSRYIPKTGSILFIFLVFIGVVYAAVQYGSTIVNQQIVQLSQHLPEKIKQLSSESSSIIGRNNAKFVSLEVAEQKLTTYLSSFSMKASQNIVDIVKTVAGIATVFIIVPFILFYFLKDDHKLKHYLLKFIPAEHEEEGSQILQEVDKTLSSYTIGQFIIAITDGALLFLGYLIIGLDNALIVSLFATCMTVVPFVGALIGVVPALLMGFMQGTFMPIKVLVVLLIVQQLEGNLISPLIMGNRLNIHPLTIILILLISGSIYGFVGILISIPVYSVVKVIISNFLRFYKLRHFRN, encoded by the coding sequence ATGTGGATAAATAAACCTTTTTTTAAATATGCAGTGGGAACTATACTCGTCCTGATTATCATTTATTTATTTGGAAAGATTGACTATTTTCTTTGGCCATTTCAAAAACTGATAGCGGCTATATTCTTTCCGATACTGGTGTCAGGAGCACTCTATTATCTACTTCGCCCGCTTGTTAATGGATTATCAAGATACATACCAAAGACGGGAAGCATTCTATTTATTTTTCTTGTGTTCATTGGAGTGGTGTATGCTGCCGTCCAATATGGAAGCACAATTGTCAATCAGCAGATCGTGCAGCTGTCCCAGCACCTTCCGGAGAAGATCAAGCAGCTTTCATCTGAATCCAGCAGCATTATAGGAAGAAATAATGCTAAATTTGTTTCATTAGAGGTCGCAGAACAAAAGCTGACAACCTATTTAAGCAGTTTTTCCATGAAGGCCAGCCAGAACATAGTCGATATTGTTAAGACTGTTGCGGGTATTGCTACTGTTTTTATCATCGTTCCGTTTATATTATTTTATTTTTTAAAGGACGACCATAAATTAAAGCATTATTTATTGAAATTTATCCCTGCCGAACATGAGGAAGAGGGCAGCCAAATATTGCAGGAGGTTGATAAAACCCTTTCTTCCTATACCATTGGCCAGTTTATCATCGCCATTACCGATGGGGCCCTGTTATTTCTCGGCTATCTTATTATTGGACTGGATAATGCATTAATTGTTTCCTTGTTTGCGACATGTATGACAGTAGTGCCGTTTGTTGGGGCACTCATCGGGGTGGTTCCCGCATTGCTTATGGGTTTTATGCAGGGCACTTTTATGCCGATCAAGGTTCTTGTGGTATTGTTGATTGTTCAACAGCTGGAAGGGAATTTAATTAGCCCTCTTATCATGGGGAACAGGCTGAACATCCATCCGCTTACCATTATTTTGATCTTGTTAATCTCAGGTTCTATCTATGGCTTTGTCGGCATTCTCATATCGATTCCGGTATACTCTGTTGTCAAAGTTATCATCAGCAATTTCTTGAGGTTTTACAAGCTTCGCCATTTTCGGAATTGA
- a CDS encoding STAS domain-containing protein, producing MEKTFDNKKAIIDFITKNKVSFEKKLLSEAVNVAEKINDILKKGNINLLKNAERLVAYVVQTNEKDLTEFAKQEGIAWAQHALTLSFKLEWVQAIRRTIWDFLFQFEKEQKYPSSHEDFFQLEKTINDSIDQFLNTFFISYSDYKDELINKQRKNVEHLSVPVIPISQTTAILPLVGFIDSYRMQTLEEKVLTDISKFKIRTIIIDLSGITDMDVDVIDHFHKILDGIDMMGCKAVITGLRAELVRKMIHLGISFNDKAETKGTLQQTVKKFIID from the coding sequence TTGGAAAAGACCTTTGATAATAAAAAGGCAATTATAGATTTTATTACAAAAAATAAAGTTTCTTTTGAAAAAAAGCTATTATCAGAAGCTGTTAATGTGGCAGAAAAAATTAATGATATTTTAAAGAAAGGGAATATTAATCTCTTAAAAAATGCTGAGAGATTAGTGGCGTATGTTGTTCAAACAAATGAAAAGGATTTGACTGAATTCGCGAAACAGGAAGGGATCGCCTGGGCACAGCATGCACTCACTCTTTCATTTAAGCTGGAATGGGTACAGGCGATTAGGAGGACGATATGGGATTTCCTCTTTCAATTCGAAAAGGAACAAAAATATCCTAGCAGCCACGAGGATTTTTTTCAGCTTGAAAAGACCATTAACGACAGCATCGACCAGTTTTTGAATACTTTTTTTATTAGTTATTCAGATTACAAAGATGAATTAATAAACAAACAACGCAAAAATGTTGAACATCTCTCCGTTCCCGTTATCCCGATCAGCCAAACGACAGCCATACTGCCTTTGGTTGGCTTCATCGATTCGTACCGTATGCAAACCTTAGAAGAAAAGGTGTTAACAGATATCTCCAAATTTAAAATTCGTACCATCATTATTGATCTTTCAGGAATTACAGATATGGACGTAGATGTCATTGACCATTTTCATAAGATATTAGACGGCATTGATATGATGGGCTGCAAAGCGGTCATAACAGGCCTGCGTGCCGAACTCGTCAGGAAGATGATTCACCTCGGTATTTCCTTTAATGACAAAGCCGAAACCAAGGGAACACTGCAGCAAACGGTGAAAAAATTTATTATAGATTAA
- a CDS encoding carbohydrate ABC transporter permease: protein MQSVRPGNPKKRVSRLFKKTIVPHIILVFFGLLFLFPFFSLVMTALKSPTEIFELPPELFPKVFHWENFKRAFEAMPFFMYLKNTLFLCIVNIVGYLISAPLVAYSISKIQWKGKKPLFLIIIATMILPPEVTMIPVYIIYSKLGWINTYLPLTIGSLFGGSFNIFLIRQFMMGIPNELMEAAKIDGAGELRIYGQIIYPLLKPVLTTIAIFTFTGVWNDFMGPLIYLNNPNLWTISVGLQGFMQEHGAQWELLMASATIFTIPSVLLYFIGQKHILKTGSAFTGLK, encoded by the coding sequence ATGCAAAGTGTACGGCCAGGGAATCCAAAGAAAAGAGTAAGCCGTTTATTCAAAAAGACAATTGTGCCTCATATAATATTGGTGTTTTTTGGATTATTATTTTTATTTCCTTTCTTTTCACTTGTAATGACAGCCCTGAAATCACCAACTGAAATTTTCGAGCTTCCTCCTGAACTCTTTCCGAAAGTCTTTCATTGGGAAAATTTCAAGAGAGCATTTGAAGCAATGCCATTCTTTATGTACCTGAAGAACACCTTGTTTCTTTGCATTGTAAATATTGTAGGGTATCTAATATCCGCACCGCTGGTTGCCTATTCCATATCAAAAATCCAATGGAAAGGGAAAAAGCCGCTGTTTTTAATCATCATCGCCACGATGATCCTTCCTCCAGAGGTGACAATGATACCGGTTTATATTATTTATTCAAAGCTGGGCTGGATCAACACGTACCTGCCTTTAACCATTGGAAGTCTTTTTGGAGGGTCATTTAATATTTTTCTAATCAGACAATTTATGATGGGTATTCCGAATGAATTAATGGAAGCTGCCAAAATTGACGGAGCCGGTGAACTGCGAATCTATGGACAAATTATCTATCCATTATTAAAGCCTGTTCTGACAACCATCGCCATTTTTACTTTCACAGGCGTTTGGAATGATTTTATGGGGCCGTTAATCTACTTGAATAACCCTAATCTATGGACCATCTCTGTGGGACTTCAAGGATTCATGCAGGAGCATGGAGCCCAGTGGGAGCTTCTGATGGCTTCAGCTACCATCTTCACCATTCCATCAGTTCTGCTTTATTTTATCGGACAAAAGCATATCCTTAAAACCGGTTCTGCCTTTACTGGATTGAAATAA
- a CDS encoding YesL family protein: MFSVNGKIYGICNKIYYLAFLNIIFLLHCLPIVTIPSAAAALFGASKRLVQGDEEFLFKTYREMFKKHFTRSLLTGLFMAAFGAGLLINFRLLSHINTVLNPVCFTGLCFIAIFFVITMLYLFLVMVSRSSSLKQLIIDSFTIGAYKLHMTLLNVIVVGAVLLLSLRFSFLLVVLSFSTSAYITAWFFNKKVKLFLHTIDEQKAEDTRKKPYMIL, encoded by the coding sequence ATGTTTTCAGTTAACGGAAAGATTTATGGAATCTGTAATAAAATATACTATCTCGCATTCCTAAATATCATTTTCCTGCTGCATTGCCTGCCAATTGTGACAATCCCTTCCGCAGCAGCAGCATTATTCGGGGCTTCAAAAAGGCTGGTACAGGGTGACGAAGAGTTCCTCTTTAAAACGTACAGAGAAATGTTTAAAAAACATTTTACCAGGAGTCTGCTTACAGGTTTGTTCATGGCAGCGTTCGGTGCAGGCTTGCTCATCAATTTCCGCCTGCTTTCCCACATAAACACAGTTTTGAACCCTGTATGTTTCACCGGCTTATGCTTTATAGCCATATTTTTTGTCATCACGATGCTCTATCTCTTTTTAGTAATGGTAAGCCGAAGCAGCAGCTTAAAGCAATTAATCATCGATTCTTTTACCATAGGAGCTTATAAGCTTCACATGACCCTGCTAAATGTCATTGTGGTCGGTGCCGTGCTGCTTTTATCCTTGCGCTTCTCATTCCTGCTAGTGGTTCTGTCATTTAGTACATCTGCCTATATTACAGCTTGGTTTTTTAATAAAAAGGTTAAGCTTTTCCTGCATACCATTGACGAGCAAAAAGCGGAAGACACTAGAAAGAAGCCTTATATGATCCTTTAG